The Paracoccus sp. MC1862 genome includes a window with the following:
- a CDS encoding TIGR00645 family protein: MEKGFERLLSASRWLLAPMYLGLVAVMGMLLVVFLRQTLHYLPQALTMTTETAIVTALSLSDLTLTANLLLIVVFSGYENFVSRLDVPLDVARPSWMGTVDFAGQKMKLIASIVAISAIDLLKRFMEVGRPGIVSPDDRELKWLVIIHVVFVFSGLLMAATDWLAARSVKKQPES, from the coding sequence ATGGAAAAGGGGTTCGAGCGGCTGCTGTCCGCCTCGCGCTGGCTGCTGGCGCCGATGTATCTGGGGCTGGTCGCGGTCATGGGGATGCTGCTGGTCGTCTTCCTGCGCCAGACCCTTCACTACCTGCCCCAAGCCCTGACCATGACAACCGAAACCGCCATCGTCACGGCGCTGTCGCTGAGCGACCTGACATTGACGGCGAACCTGCTGCTGATCGTGGTATTTTCAGGCTACGAGAACTTCGTGTCGCGGCTGGACGTGCCCCTCGACGTGGCGCGGCCTTCATGGATGGGAACGGTCGATTTTGCGGGCCAGAAGATGAAGCTGATCGCCTCGATCGTGGCGATCTCTGCCATCGATCTGCTCAAGCGGTTCATGGAGGTCGGACGTCCCGGCATCGTTTCGCCGGACGACCGCGAACTGAAGTGGCTGGTCATCATCCATGTGGTCTTCGTCTTCTCGGGCCTGCTGATGGCCGCAACCGATTGGCTGGCTGCCCGCAGCGTCAAGAAGCAGCCAGAATCCTGA
- a CDS encoding chorismate mutase: protein MSDDLTQLRDMTALRAAIDALDLDLARLLARRSRLIDRAAEIKAGAGLPARIDERVEEVAEKARRNAAATGYDPDLAEALWRLMMEHFIAQEARQLGEADDG, encoded by the coding sequence ATGAGTGATGACCTGACGCAACTGCGCGACATGACCGCCCTGCGGGCCGCCATCGACGCGCTTGACCTCGACCTCGCGCGGCTGCTTGCCCGCCGCTCGCGCCTGATCGACCGCGCGGCCGAGATCAAGGCCGGCGCGGGCCTGCCCGCCCGCATCGACGAGCGGGTCGAGGAAGTGGCCGAGAAGGCCCGCCGCAACGCCGCGGCCACGGGCTACGACCCCGATCTGGCCGAGGCTCTGTGGCGCCTAATGATGGAACATTTCATCGCCCAGGAAGCCCGCCAACTGGGAGAAGCCGATGACGGCTGA
- a CDS encoding DUF484 family protein, with amino-acid sequence MTGAAERAAAAALDGGTRARLLAEPALILQDRELMRALVAAREAEFGENVIDIRGRAMEALEHRLDRLESVHESVISAAYENQAGTQTVHRAVLALLEPMDFAAFLDMLETDVAPILRIETLKLVMETQDPPAPPSAGALVVVPAGAVGRMIAAGRRAPRGDDIVLRRASAETRAVHGAEVRSEALLPLNLGTGRPPALLVMGSLDGGRFSPAHGTDLLRFFAQVFRLVLIGWLRE; translated from the coding sequence GTGACCGGGGCTGCGGAACGCGCGGCCGCCGCGGCGCTGGATGGCGGCACCCGCGCCCGGCTGCTGGCCGAGCCTGCGCTGATCCTGCAGGACCGGGAACTGATGCGGGCGCTGGTCGCCGCACGCGAGGCCGAGTTCGGCGAGAATGTCATCGACATCCGCGGCCGCGCGATGGAGGCGCTGGAGCATCGGCTCGACCGGCTGGAATCGGTGCATGAAAGCGTGATCTCGGCGGCCTACGAGAACCAGGCCGGGACGCAGACGGTCCACCGCGCGGTGCTGGCGCTGCTGGAGCCGATGGATTTCGCGGCCTTCCTCGACATGCTGGAAACCGATGTGGCGCCGATCCTGCGGATCGAGACGCTGAAGCTGGTGATGGAAACGCAGGATCCGCCTGCACCGCCCTCCGCCGGCGCGTTGGTGGTGGTGCCCGCAGGGGCCGTCGGGCGGATGATCGCGGCGGGCCGCAGGGCGCCGCGCGGCGACGACATCGTGCTGCGCCGCGCCAGCGCCGAGACGCGGGCCGTCCATGGCGCCGAGGTCCGGTCCGAGGCGCTGCTGCCGCTGAACCTAGGGACGGGCCGCCCCCCGGCGCTGCTGGTGATGGGCTCGCTGGATGGCGGGCGGTTCTCGCCCGCGCATGGCACCGACCTGTTGCGATTCTTCGCGCAGGTGTTCCGGCTGGTCCTGATCGGCTGGCTCAGGGAATGA
- the tilS gene encoding tRNA lysidine(34) synthetase TilS, with protein sequence MAAEPQDLVSAELDRLAGDLPALGIAVSGGGDSMALLHMAHAWGTARGVRIEAATVDHRLRAESATEAAHVAAMAAALGIPHAVLAWRHQGGTGNLMDAARRARLCLLASWAQGRGLRAVALGHTQDDQAETLLMRLARGAGIDGLSAMAAARDQDGIRWMRPMLGLRRQALREWLAQRNIAWIDDPTNEDASYDRVRARQAIRGLDLPVESLARSAAHLAEARAALAEAALAAAEGVEADRGTLRLPRRALAASPEISRRLVTAALRWVTGADYPPRGEDAGRLIGTLAAGGQGTLDGVIARVKGEAVEFLREPAAAVRSETARPEPCPPGVHDEGRVHGVSAGRNEVLWDRRWRLTGLPDGAVVTAATEASLAGRDWRASGLARLALASSPAVRIDGRVILPLLDPSPVRAMPLRGVQDFLAILRAH encoded by the coding sequence ATGGCGGCTGAGCCGCAGGACCTGGTTTCCGCCGAACTCGACCGGCTGGCCGGCGATCTGCCGGCGCTGGGCATCGCCGTCTCGGGTGGCGGCGATTCGATGGCGCTGCTGCACATGGCCCATGCTTGGGGGACCGCGCGCGGGGTGCGGATCGAGGCCGCCACCGTCGATCACCGCTTGCGGGCGGAGTCTGCCACTGAGGCCGCCCATGTCGCGGCCATGGCGGCGGCGCTTGGGATTCCTCATGCGGTGCTGGCCTGGCGGCATCAGGGGGGGACAGGAAACCTCATGGATGCCGCACGCCGGGCGCGGTTGTGCCTTCTGGCGAGCTGGGCGCAGGGCCGGGGTCTTCGGGCCGTGGCGCTGGGGCACACGCAGGACGATCAGGCCGAAACGCTGCTGATGCGGCTGGCGCGCGGCGCCGGCATCGACGGGCTTTCGGCGATGGCCGCCGCCCGCGATCAGGATGGCATCCGCTGGATGCGGCCGATGCTGGGGCTGCGGCGGCAAGCCCTGCGGGAATGGCTGGCGCAGCGGAACATCGCATGGATTGACGATCCGACTAACGAGGACGCCTCGTATGACCGGGTCCGGGCGCGGCAGGCGATCCGGGGACTTGATCTGCCGGTCGAGTCCCTCGCGCGGTCCGCCGCGCATCTGGCCGAGGCCCGGGCGGCGCTGGCGGAGGCTGCCCTTGCCGCGGCCGAAGGCGTCGAGGCGGATCGCGGGACGCTGCGCCTGCCGCGCCGGGCGCTTGCCGCCAGTCCCGAGATCAGCCGCCGGCTGGTCACGGCAGCGCTGCGCTGGGTGACGGGTGCCGATTATCCGCCGCGCGGGGAGGATGCCGGTCGGCTGATCGGGACGCTGGCGGCGGGCGGGCAGGGGACACTGGACGGGGTAATCGCGCGGGTGAAGGGCGAGGCAGTGGAGTTCCTGCGCGAACCTGCAGCCGCGGTGCGAAGCGAGACCGCCCGGCCGGAACCTTGCCCACCCGGTGTTCACGACGAAGGACGGGTGCACGGTGTTTCAGCCGGAAGGAACGAGGTGCTCTGGGACCGGCGCTGGCGGCTGACCGGGCTGCCTGATGGGGCTGTCGTGACGGCCGCGACCGAAGCGTCGCTTGCCGGCCGCGACTGGCGCGCATCGGGTCTGGCCCGCCTTGCGCTGGCGTCCTCGCCTGCCGTCCGCATCGACGGGCGGGTGATCCTGCCATTGCTCGACCCTTCCCCCGTCAGGGCGATGCCGCTGCGCGGGGTTCAGGATTTCCTCGCAATCCTGCGAGCGCATTGA
- the folD gene encoding bifunctional methylenetetrahydrofolate dehydrogenase/methenyltetrahydrofolate cyclohydrolase FolD translates to MTADLIDGKATAAALRRRVAEGVAALKACHGITPGLAVVLVGEDPASAVYVRSKGKATVEAGMESFQHRLPVDASQQDLLALIARLNGDPAVNGILVQLPLPKHMDEAAVINAIAPEKDVDGFTVLNAGRLATGQKAMVPCTPLGCLMLLRDRLGSLVGREALVIGRSNIVGKPMAQLLLADSATVTVAHSRTRDLPDLCRRAEIVVAAVGRARFVQGDWIRPGATVIDVGINRTDDGLVGDVDFEAARHVAGAITPVPGGVGPMTIACLLANTLTATARVNGLPEPEGLTP, encoded by the coding sequence ATGACGGCTGACCTGATCGACGGCAAGGCCACTGCCGCCGCCCTGCGCAGGCGCGTGGCCGAAGGGGTCGCCGCGCTGAAGGCCTGCCATGGCATCACGCCGGGCCTTGCCGTGGTGCTGGTGGGCGAGGACCCCGCCTCTGCGGTCTATGTCCGCAGCAAAGGCAAGGCGACGGTCGAAGCCGGGATGGAAAGCTTCCAGCACCGCCTGCCCGTGGATGCCTCGCAGCAGGACCTGCTGGCGCTGATCGCGCGGCTGAATGGCGATCCGGCGGTGAACGGCATCCTCGTGCAGCTTCCCTTGCCGAAGCACATGGACGAGGCGGCGGTCATCAATGCCATCGCGCCGGAAAAGGACGTGGACGGATTCACCGTGCTGAACGCCGGGCGGCTGGCCACCGGGCAGAAGGCGATGGTGCCCTGCACGCCGCTGGGCTGCCTGATGCTGCTGCGGGACCGGCTCGGCTCGCTCGTGGGCAGGGAGGCGCTGGTGATCGGGCGGTCGAACATCGTCGGCAAACCGATGGCGCAGCTTCTTCTGGCCGACAGCGCAACCGTGACCGTGGCCCATTCGCGGACCCGCGATCTGCCGGACCTGTGCCGCCGCGCCGAGATCGTCGTGGCTGCCGTGGGCCGGGCGCGCTTTGTGCAGGGCGACTGGATCAGGCCGGGCGCGACCGTGATCGACGTCGGCATCAACCGGACCGATGACGGGCTGGTCGGCGACGTGGACTTCGAGGCCGCGCGTCACGTGGCGGGCGCGATCACCCCGGTTCCGGGCGGCGTCGGCCCCATGACCATCGCCTGCCTGCTGGCGAACACGCTGACCGCCACGGCGCGGGTGAACGGGCTGCCGGAACCCGAGGGGCTGACGCCCTGA
- a CDS encoding Na+/H+ antiporter subunit G, with amino-acid sequence MIWLADILIAFLLVAGGFFGLVGAWGLVRLPDMMTRLHGPTKAATLGVGSVLIASIAYFWTHHGQLSWHELLIALFVFMTSPITGLYVGKAHMHLSWKRSELPQPPSGADWATYGRGAETSPIVQAPDQPRASE; translated from the coding sequence ATGATCTGGCTTGCGGATATCCTCATCGCCTTTCTGCTGGTGGCGGGCGGCTTCTTCGGCCTTGTCGGTGCCTGGGGGCTGGTTCGGCTGCCCGACATGATGACGCGGCTGCACGGGCCGACCAAGGCGGCGACGCTGGGGGTGGGATCGGTCCTGATCGCCTCGATTGCCTATTTCTGGACCCATCACGGCCAGTTGAGCTGGCACGAGCTGCTGATCGCGCTGTTCGTCTTCATGACCTCGCCGATCACCGGGCTTTATGTCGGCAAGGCGCATATGCACCTGTCGTGGAAGCGGAGCGAACTGCCGCAGCCGCCCTCGGGCGCCGACTGGGCCACCTATGGTCGGGGGGCCGAGACCAGCCCCATCGTCCAGGCTCCCGACCAGCCCCGCGCAAGCGAATAA
- a CDS encoding Na+/H+ antiporter subunit E: protein MIRRILPHPVLSLVVALVWMLLVNRFAWGSVVFAAVLGLLIPVVTAPYWPRRASIRATRIPGYLGIVIHDIVKANIDVARIVLFMPKAELQPAWLVVPLDLTVPEAIAVLMGTITLTPGTVSCDMAEDGSALLVHALHCPDPAATIDEIKTRYEARLQEIFR, encoded by the coding sequence ATGATCCGCCGCATCCTTCCCCATCCGGTCCTGTCGCTGGTGGTGGCGCTGGTCTGGATGCTGCTGGTCAACCGCTTCGCCTGGGGCTCGGTGGTCTTCGCGGCCGTTCTGGGGCTGCTGATTCCAGTCGTGACCGCCCCCTACTGGCCTCGCCGCGCCAGCATCCGCGCCACCCGCATCCCCGGCTATCTGGGCATCGTCATCCACGACATCGTCAAGGCCAATATCGACGTGGCGCGGATCGTGCTGTTCATGCCCAAGGCCGAGTTGCAGCCCGCCTGGCTGGTGGTGCCGCTGGACCTGACCGTGCCCGAAGCCATCGCCGTTTTGATGGGCACCATCACCCTGACCCCCGGCACCGTCAGTTGCGACATGGCCGAGGACGGATCGGCCCTGCTGGTCCATGCGCTGCACTGCCCCGACCCGGCCGCCACGATCGACGAGATCAAGACCCGCTACGAGGCCCGCCTGCAGGAGATCTTCCGTTGA
- a CDS encoding K+/H+ antiporter subunit F, protein MLALALWFAFGCFALAQILCLYRLMRAPGFSDRVLALDTMTINMIALITLFGIQRGTTVYFETSMLFALFGFVSTVAFAKFILRGDIIE, encoded by the coding sequence ATCCTCGCTCTTGCCCTGTGGTTCGCCTTCGGCTGCTTCGCGCTGGCGCAGATCCTCTGCCTTTACCGGCTGATGCGGGCGCCGGGCTTCAGCGACCGGGTGCTGGCGCTGGACACGATGACGATCAACATGATCGCGCTGATCACGCTGTTCGGCATCCAGCGCGGCACCACGGTCTATTTCGAGACCTCGATGCTGTTTGCGCTCTTCGGCTTCGTCTCGACCGTGGCCTTCGCCAAGTTCATCCTGCGGGGGGACATCATCGAATGA
- the fsa gene encoding fructose-6-phosphate aldolase: protein MRFFVDTADIAAIRELHELGMVDGVTTNPSLILKSGRDIAEVTREICEMVPGPVSAEVVAADAEGMIREGKHLAEIAPNVTVKVPLTWDGLKACKALTDDGHMVNVTLCFTAAQAILAAKAGATFISPFIGRLDDIGLDGMELIADIRRIYDNYGYETNLLAASIRSVNHIIECARIGADVITAPPAVIKAMASHVLTDKGLDQFNADWARTGQKIGL, encoded by the coding sequence ATGAGGTTCTTCGTCGATACCGCCGACATCGCCGCCATCCGCGAATTGCACGAACTGGGCATGGTGGACGGGGTCACGACCAACCCCTCGCTGATCCTGAAATCGGGCCGCGACATCGCCGAGGTCACGCGCGAGATCTGCGAGATGGTCCCCGGCCCCGTCAGCGCCGAGGTCGTGGCCGCCGACGCCGAGGGCATGATCCGCGAGGGCAAGCATCTGGCCGAGATCGCCCCCAACGTCACCGTCAAGGTGCCGCTGACCTGGGACGGGCTGAAAGCCTGCAAGGCGCTGACCGACGACGGCCACATGGTCAACGTCACGCTGTGCTTCACGGCGGCGCAGGCGATCCTCGCGGCCAAGGCGGGGGCGACCTTCATCAGCCCCTTCATCGGCCGGCTGGACGACATCGGCCTGGACGGGATGGAGCTGATCGCCGACATCCGCCGCATCTACGACAACTACGGCTACGAGACGAACCTGCTGGCCGCCTCGATCCGGTCGGTCAACCACATTATCGAATGCGCCCGCATCGGCGCCGATGTCATCACCGCGCCGCCCGCCGTCATCAAGGCCATGGCCAGCCACGTCCTGACCGACAAGGGGCTGGACCAGTTCAACGCCGACTGGGCCCGGACCGGCCAGAAGATCGGCCTGTGA
- the ftsH gene encoding ATP-dependent zinc metalloprotease FtsH codes for MGNARNLAFWVVLFLMILALFNAFGGNSAQMNSTQIAYSDFIQRVENDQVSAATIDGETVIITGTDGRRYSTVRPIGEDLADRLIDKGVEVKVERQQQSGFMSLLGVWLPFILLIGVWIFMMNRMQGGGKGGAMGFGKSKAKLLTEKHGRVTFDDVAGIDEAKEELEEIVEFLRNPQKFSRLGGKIPKGALLVGPPGTGKTLLARAIAGEAGVPFFTISGSDFVEMFVGVGASRVRDMFEQAKKSAPCIVFIDEIDAVGRARGVGIGGGNDEREQTLNQLLVEMDGFEANEGIIIIAATNRKDVLDPALLRPGRFDRQIHVPNPDIKGREKILNVHARKVPQGPDVDLRIIARGTPGFSGADLMNLVNEAALMAARIGRRFVTMEDFENAKDKVMLGVERRSMVLTPEQKEKTAYHEAGHAVVGLSLPKCDPVYKATIIPRGGALGMVVSLPEVDRLNYHKDEAKQKITMTMAGKAAEIIKYGEEGVSNGPAGDIQQASALARAMVMRWGMSDKVGAVDYAEAHEGYSGNTGGFSVSTKTKELIEQEVRDLIEEGYQEAYRILLEKEVEFERLAKGLLEYETLTGEEIGKVIRGEQLGGDDDTPSSAIPAVPAVPRIPPASGGPAPVPTA; via the coding sequence TTGGGCAACGCGCGCAACCTCGCCTTCTGGGTGGTCCTGTTCCTGATGATCCTGGCGCTGTTCAACGCCTTCGGCGGCAACAGCGCCCAGATGAACAGCACCCAGATCGCCTATTCGGACTTCATCCAGCGGGTCGAGAACGATCAGGTCTCTGCCGCCACCATCGACGGCGAGACCGTCATCATCACCGGCACCGACGGCCGGCGCTATTCGACCGTGCGGCCGATCGGCGAGGATCTGGCCGACCGGCTGATCGACAAAGGCGTCGAGGTGAAGGTCGAACGCCAGCAGCAGTCGGGCTTCATGTCGCTGCTGGGCGTCTGGCTGCCCTTCATCCTGCTGATCGGCGTCTGGATCTTCATGATGAACCGGATGCAGGGCGGAGGCAAAGGCGGGGCCATGGGCTTCGGCAAGTCCAAGGCCAAGCTGCTGACCGAAAAGCACGGCCGCGTCACCTTTGACGACGTGGCGGGCATCGACGAGGCCAAGGAGGAGCTTGAGGAGATCGTCGAGTTCCTGCGCAACCCGCAGAAGTTCTCTCGCTTGGGCGGAAAGATCCCCAAGGGCGCGTTGCTGGTGGGTCCTCCGGGCACCGGCAAGACCCTGCTTGCCCGCGCCATCGCGGGTGAGGCGGGGGTGCCGTTCTTCACCATCTCGGGTTCGGACTTCGTCGAGATGTTCGTGGGCGTCGGCGCCAGCCGTGTCCGCGACATGTTCGAGCAGGCGAAGAAATCGGCCCCCTGCATCGTCTTCATCGACGAGATCGACGCGGTGGGCCGTGCCCGTGGCGTCGGCATCGGCGGCGGCAACGACGAGCGCGAGCAGACGCTGAACCAGCTTCTGGTGGAAATGGACGGCTTCGAGGCGAACGAGGGGATCATCATCATCGCCGCCACGAACCGCAAGGACGTGCTGGACCCGGCGCTGCTGCGCCCCGGCCGCTTCGACCGCCAGATCCACGTGCCGAACCCGGACATCAAGGGGCGCGAGAAGATCCTGAACGTCCATGCCCGCAAGGTGCCGCAGGGTCCCGACGTGGACCTGCGGATCATCGCGCGCGGCACGCCGGGCTTTTCCGGCGCCGACCTGATGAACCTCGTGAACGAGGCCGCCCTGATGGCCGCGCGCATCGGGCGGCGGTTCGTCACGATGGAGGATTTCGAGAATGCCAAGGACAAGGTGATGCTGGGCGTGGAACGCCGCAGCATGGTCCTGACGCCCGAGCAGAAGGAAAAGACCGCCTATCACGAGGCGGGCCACGCCGTCGTCGGCCTGTCGCTGCCGAAATGCGATCCGGTCTACAAGGCCACGATCATCCCGCGCGGTGGCGCCCTTGGCATGGTCGTCAGCCTGCCCGAGGTGGACCGGCTGAACTATCACAAGGACGAGGCCAAGCAGAAGATCACCATGACCATGGCCGGCAAGGCCGCCGAGATCATCAAATATGGCGAGGAAGGCGTGTCGAACGGCCCGGCGGGTGACATCCAGCAGGCCAGTGCACTGGCCCGCGCGATGGTGATGCGCTGGGGCATGTCCGACAAGGTCGGCGCGGTGGACTATGCCGAGGCGCATGAGGGCTATTCGGGCAACACCGGCGGTTTCTCGGTCTCGACCAAGACCAAGGAGCTGATCGAGCAGGAAGTCCGCGATCTGATCGAGGAGGGCTATCAGGAAGCCTACCGCATCCTGCTGGAAAAGGAGGTCGAGTTCGAGCGCCTCGCCAAGGGCCTCTTGGAATACGAGACCCTGACCGGCGAGGAGATCGGCAAGGTCATCCGTGGCGAGCAGCTTGGCGGCGACGACGACACGCCGAGTTCCGCGATCCCTGCGGTGCCCGCCGTGCCGCGCATCCCGCCGGCCAGCGGCGGCCCGGCACCGGTGCCGACTGCCTGA
- a CDS encoding DNA/RNA helicase domain-containing protein codes for MTLTVLTGAAGAGKTTEVIRIVTDLREHRQRSFLIATLDGGTVRPALEKYDIINARSGRKARVDFKGHAAEIRAFISAKGTAPSTFVFDEAQRFGKDFAEDWIALSGKGHVVIVSTPSAAQLDRLREAGADIQSIRKLCDLMADGDATVTIRLPGGDGTISVCEGCAERLQAMARTHLRDRLVATAPSPGTPEIYQPIDADFPEFAGLNPIRADSAIRAGIMAEFVARHLDLQDAGQKSYIDIGCNSGFFCKRMADLGLRASGIDVARNDIHMGRVADSYIYNRHLDLQVRDALAWVPDMMPEHDVASTFSVYQWLYEKHDTEAVHRSLRALMAKARKLFFFEMGYTDEAHYRARLPLRIDRDWCLAQMREHGGFAEIMTYGAGWNGLKRDFFVGIKP; via the coding sequence ATGACGCTGACAGTGCTTACGGGGGCGGCGGGCGCCGGAAAGACGACCGAGGTCATCCGCATCGTCACCGACCTGCGCGAACACAGGCAAAGGTCATTCCTGATCGCCACGCTGGACGGCGGGACGGTGCGGCCGGCGCTGGAAAAATACGACATCATCAACGCCCGCAGCGGGCGCAAGGCGCGGGTGGATTTCAAGGGCCATGCCGCCGAGATCCGGGCCTTCATCAGCGCCAAGGGGACCGCCCCCTCGACCTTCGTTTTCGACGAGGCGCAGCGCTTCGGCAAGGATTTTGCCGAGGACTGGATTGCGTTGTCGGGCAAGGGCCATGTGGTCATCGTCTCGACCCCCTCGGCGGCGCAGCTGGACCGGCTGCGCGAGGCAGGCGCGGACATCCAGAGCATCCGCAAGCTCTGCGACCTGATGGCTGACGGGGACGCCACGGTGACGATCCGGCTGCCCGGCGGGGACGGGACGATTTCCGTCTGCGAGGGGTGCGCGGAACGGCTGCAGGCGATGGCCCGCACCCACCTGCGCGACCGGCTGGTGGCCACCGCCCCCAGCCCAGGCACGCCCGAGATCTACCAGCCCATCGACGCCGATTTCCCCGAGTTCGCCGGCCTCAATCCGATCCGGGCCGACAGCGCCATCCGCGCCGGGATCATGGCCGAGTTCGTGGCCCGGCACCTCGACCTACAGGACGCAGGGCAGAAGTCCTATATCGACATCGGCTGCAACAGCGGCTTCTTCTGCAAGCGCATGGCGGACCTCGGCCTGCGGGCCTCGGGGATCGACGTGGCCAGGAACGACATCCACATGGGCCGGGTCGCGGACAGCTATATCTATAACCGCCACCTCGACCTGCAGGTCAGAGACGCGCTGGCCTGGGTCCCGGACATGATGCCGGAACATGACGTCGCCTCGACCTTCAGCGTCTACCAATGGCTTTACGAAAAGCACGACACGGAGGCCGTCCACCGCTCGCTGCGGGCGCTGATGGCCAAGGCCCGCAAGCTGTTCTTCTTCGAGATGGGCTATACCGACGAGGCGCATTACCGCGCCCGGCTGCCCTTGCGGATCGACCGCGACTGGTGCCTGGCGCAGATGCGCGAACATGGCGGATTTGCCGAGATCATGACTTATGGCGCGGGCTGGAACGGGCTGAAGCGCGACTTCTTCGTCGGCATCAAGCCCTGA
- a CDS encoding tyrosine recombinase XerC yields MSGQGPVPLALVPAMADALARWLDSERATRGRSDHTITAYQGDLLAFLSFLGGYHGQPALPRTLGGLVQTDIRAFAAAERARGLSARSLARRLSAVRSFLRWISDREGFDASRALSARSPRYRRSLPRPIPVEQARAILDLAGERHPTPWVSARDVAVLTLLYGLGLRISEALGLDGRDWPFGESLVICGKGGRERLVPVLPAARDAVTAYLRICPFPLTPDGPLFCTVKGKRLYAGAISGAMVALRQSLGLPETATPHALRHSFATHLLAAGGDLRTIQQLLGHASLSTTQVYTGVDDAHLLAVHRAAHPRR; encoded by the coding sequence ATGAGCGGGCAGGGTCCAGTGCCGCTGGCGCTGGTCCCGGCCATGGCCGACGCGCTGGCCCGCTGGCTTGACAGCGAACGCGCGACCCGTGGCCGGTCGGACCACACGATCACCGCCTATCAGGGCGACCTGCTGGCCTTCCTGTCCTTTCTTGGCGGCTACCACGGTCAGCCCGCGCTGCCCCGGACGCTGGGGGGGCTTGTGCAGACCGACATCCGCGCCTTTGCCGCGGCCGAACGAGCGCGGGGCCTTTCGGCCCGCAGCCTCGCCCGCCGCCTGTCCGCCGTCCGCAGCTTCCTGCGCTGGATCAGCGACCGCGAGGGCTTCGACGCGAGCCGGGCGCTGTCCGCGCGCAGCCCCCGCTATCGCCGCAGCCTGCCGCGCCCGATCCCGGTGGAACAGGCCCGCGCCATCCTGGACCTCGCGGGCGAGCGGCACCCGACGCCATGGGTCTCGGCCCGCGACGTGGCGGTGCTGACGCTGCTTTACGGGCTGGGCCTGCGGATCAGCGAGGCGCTGGGGCTGGACGGCCGCGACTGGCCCTTCGGCGAATCACTGGTGATCTGCGGCAAGGGCGGACGCGAGCGGCTGGTCCCGGTCCTGCCCGCCGCGCGGGACGCTGTCACGGCTTACCTGCGGATATGCCCCTTTCCGCTGACGCCCGACGGGCCGCTGTTCTGCACGGTCAAGGGCAAGCGGCTTTACGCGGGCGCCATCTCGGGGGCGATGGTGGCCCTGCGCCAGTCGCTGGGCCTGCCCGAGACGGCCACCCCCCATGCGCTGCGCCACAGCTTTGCCACGCACCTGTTGGCGGCGGGGGGCGACCTGCGGACCATCCAGCAGCTTCTGGGCCATGCGAGCCTGTCCACAACGCAGGTCTATACCGGCGTCGATGACGCGCATCTGCTGGCTGTCCATCGCGCCGCCCATCCGCGGCGCTAG